A window of Oryza glaberrima chromosome 2, OglaRS2, whole genome shotgun sequence genomic DNA:
TCATATTCTAGGATTGAATTGTGAATTGTTGTCGTGTATAGGACTTATATACAACATTACCAGAAACCTTATCAATATTGGATGAACCTAATTTTCGGCACTACCAAATCTTTATAAGATGAGGGGAGgctaggtggtgtttggtttaTTAACTTTCCATATTTTGGTACAAGTTTTATGTGTAGAAATTACCAAAAAAGATTGGTAGAATCGTGTCTGGTCACTTGTAAACCACTCGATTAGCTATTTAGAACGCGTTCTAAGGCTGAATTCATTTAGTTTAGTTAGACATTATacatttgtttaaaaaatataatcctAAAGGATTTACTTGAAGCTTAAAGCTTACCAGTTGacaattgctatattttggtaGGATTCCTTACATACTAAatgtatataaatatttgataactttatttaaaaataatatggttaaTTTAGAATGACATCGATTTGAACAACCCCTTAATTTCTAAGTTGTCCTATGCCTGGCTTGGGCCATGTATGTGGATTTCAGGGAGAGAAAATAATCCTTTAGGAATCAGATATACTCCTTCCAATCCCATTTACTCTACTACTACCTGACAACGTGCATTTCGTATTCTTACAGATATTATATTCATGTGCAATGTACTTCATTAGTGAAATCATTTTTTCTGAatgttttaaatataaaaatagaaaCAGTGGTCAAAATTTAGATGTGAACAACGTCGCCtataatattaaaaaacatatatgatattttatgACGTAATTAGGATAATATAATTGTTGGACTATAAATCTTGATCATTGCACATACACATCGTAGAGTAAAGGCATGGTTCACTGACTTTTTCTTAACATGTGTTTTTGCGTGTAGTGATTACAGACCCGAACGGGTTGAAATAAACCCCATCAAATCAACAATAACAACTCGAATTTTGATAAATTCATAGATATCACTTAATTTCATCGAGTTTCGTCAGGCCCTAGTGATGGATTGTCCACATCTTACCAATCCAACCCAGCTCAAATTTTAGCACTGCAGTTGCCAACGCGGTGCGCACCCGGCCTGAAGAAGCAAAAGCATAACCGTTTGCAACCTACAGAATATCCTTAGCGGGATAGTGATTAGTGACCCTTTATTCCATCATGCACTTCTGCTTCTGCATACCAGTAGCATACAATTGTATATACTGCACTTCTGCCCTATACACTGTATTTGTATTTGCAATAgcaatacattttttttgcgaggaataCAAGATTCATTTAGTAGATCGAGGTCAAGCATCCGTAACACCAAGGTCAGCTACCACACCTTGGCCTAACTTAACGGAGATactttttttcattaaaataacGTTTGATGGCTTTCTGTAACGGTGTTCCTTCTCTCCCTTACTTTTTCCGGTAAAATGTTCAAAATTAACCGATCATATTCATCCACAGGAGGAATAACAATACTATTATCCGATTTTGCGTGCGTATTACTCCCCTCGGACCGACATTTCCACTTTCTAACAAACGATCTCGGTTAGGCACGGCGAGCCCACCACCATcttcccccttctccttcccctccccgcgTCGCCTCGCCGTGTGCGTGCGCCTCCACTTCTCCGAGAGACAAACCAGGGCGCCGATCTCGCAGCCTCCACCTCCTCACCCACGCGGCCTCGCGCTTGCGTGCGACGCCGGAGAAGAAGCTTCGGCACCGGCCCCGGCTCCACCCGcagctccgccatctcctccggccgcggccccggcggcgaggcgaggcgaggcgaagcGGAGGGCGGCGAGATGTGGGTGTTCTACCTGATATCGCTGCCCCTGACGCTGGGCATGGTCACCGTCACGCTCCGCTACTTCGCCGGCCCAGGCGTGCCGCGCTACGTCATCGCCACCGTCGGCTACGCCTGGTTCTGCTCCCTCTCCTTCATCATCCTCGTCCCCGCCGACATCTGGACGGTTAGATCACCCACCCCTCTGGATCGCGTTCCTCGTCCGTGTATGGATTCCCCCCAACAATTTCTATGCCGGTGTGGTTAGATCCGCTCCGGGCTGAGCTGATTGCATGTTTTAGTACTGTTGCGAATTAGGTTCTATGATTCGAGCATATTAGGGCATGGTGTTTGGGGTGTTCGACGAGAGATTTTTTGTTGAATCACGCATTTAAATTGTTGGTGTTGGTCACCGGAATGAGGTCTGATGAATAGGTTCAACCTGTCGTCTATCAGAGAGGCCACTAGTTCATTACATAGTTCTAACGAATGCATCATAAACGATGAATCTGAGGCAATTCGGTACTATAGAGAAGTGCATATGGCTTTCCTGACCCCAATTAGCCTTGGAGAAGTTTCCCTGTGCACTACTTGACTACCGACAGCTAGTCCTTGTCGCCATTGTTATGTTGATGACGTCATACAAACTCTTACTAGAGGAACAGTTTGCAGAGAGACAAGTTTACTTTTGACGTCtgtgttttaaaaattaaaacactaaTAAACGACATATATATCCTGGCAACAAATATTTCAGTCTCTACGGGGACTTTATCTGATCACTAGGCTAGAAGATGATTTTGTGAATTCATTTGGTCTGAACTTTTACATAACAACTTGCAGACATTAACTGGCCGTGAGAAAGGTGGCATCGGCTTCTTTTGGAGTTGGTCGTATTGGAGCACATTTATCCTAACATGGTATGCTGTCATTAATTTATCACTATCAAGTATCAACATGTCTTGCACCATTTGTTCCATGGTTGTGATGCTTCTGATCCTCACAGCCATCTGCAACAGCTATTGATGTGAATGCCATTATACAATAGGTTGTTTCTTAGAATGATATGTTAGCACTATTACCAAATATTCAAAACGCATGATTCCTTTCTTTTGATATGCTTCTTATTTTTCTGCTGCCAGAGCAGTGATTTAGAATATCATTCCTTTGGTATCAATgcaatttgtttgatttttaacTAAACTAAGTCCATACTTGAAAAATTATTGAGTGTGTTGCAGTTCTATTGCATGGTCTGTCAATAGAATGCTTGAATAACCCTTCTTTGAGTGCCTTCTCCTGTGATATATTGCCTGTTTGATATTTCATAGTACTTAAGCTCATGCTGTTCCTGTACAGTGGCTTATACTATTTGCAGTAGGACAATCCATGGTCTTTCTTGGCTAGTAATTTAGTTATGCATTAGTTTGTGTTAGCATTTCTAGAATTCTAGACTATATAGATGCTGGGTGTACTAATATTGTTCTATAGCTTGCAATGGTGTTTATATTTCAGAAGAGCGTTTATGTTTATTTTCTCTAAACATGCATTTGCTTTATTTCTCTAAACAATATCCATAACATGTATCCCTAAACAGGGCTGTAGTACCTACTATTCAAGGCTATGAAGATGCTGGAGATTTCACTGTTAAAGAAAGGCTGAAGACTAGTATTCATATGAACCTGCTCTTTTATTCTATTGTGGGGGCCATTGGCCTCTTTGGACTCATATTGCTTCTAGTGATGCATAGAGCATGGTACGTTCTAACCTCCACTTATTGTCCCTGTTCTATGACCCATTTGATATATAAATTTAGCCTTGTAATATCTTGAAGCTATCATTAGCTACCAAGAATACTACTACTGTTCCCAACAAAAACATTTGTCTTGCCCTGAGTCGTTGAGATTACTTCTTGAGATAACTGCTTTCATTTAAACTTTTATTCTGTAAAACCCGATCTCTTTATCTGCAACAAAAATTTTGGCAGGGATGGTGGTATTGTGGGCTTTGCAATGGCATGTTCAAATACTTTTGGGCTGGTCACTGGTGCATTCCTTCTTGGTTTTGGTTTGAGTGAAATCCCTCGAAACATTTGGAAAAATGCAGACTGGACTCACCGACAAAAAGTACTTTCTCATAGAGTAGCAAAGATGGCTGTCAAGCTTGATAATGCTCATCAAGAATATTCAAATGCAATTGttgtaagtattttttttttaaaaaaagaaatagtgatGTTGTACTTGCAGCAATTTTCTTAATTGTTATTCTTTTTACAGGTTGCTCAAGCCACTTCTAATCAAATGTCAAAGCGTGACCTTTTGAGGCCTTATATGGATATTATTGACAAAATGTTGGCTCAGATGGTACTAATGCAATCAAAAGCACTACTTAATGTTGAACCTAAAATTTTGCAATTAGATGCAACAATTTGTGATTCTGTCCATTTCAGCTGCGGGAGGATCCATCTTTTAAGCCTTCTGGTGGAAGATTAGGTGAAAATGATATGGACTATGATACAGATGATAAAACAATGGCCACACTTCGACGTCAACTTAGGAGGGCTCACGAGGAGTACTACAGGTGTAAAAGGTATAATTTCATAAACTACTGGTTAACTGGATGATAATAGCTGCCCTCCACAATTTCACATTTCTTTTACTAATGTCAAGTATGACAAATGCAAGTTATATGGATATTTCAAATACCATAAATCTTATTTGTTTAGAATGCACAACATTGAAGTTGTGCCATTGTTGCCAACTTGCCATTAACTGATAGTTTTATACTTCATTGGTGTGATTTTACAGTGAATATATGACTTATGTCATGGAAGCCCTTGAACTAGAAGACACCATTAAAAATTATGAACGACGTGACGCAAATGGATGGTGAGTTCATTTATATGGTACTGCACTATGCTATATGCTCTAATTGAATACTTATGTCCCATACTCCCATAAACTGAGCATCTACCTTTAGGGGTTTGCAATGCCACAAGGATATTGCACTTGTCAATTGTCTGGTATAAGTGATGCTAAGTGATATGCCCCTTGTGCCGAAGAAGGTTTAGTTGGTTGGTTAAACAGGAAAAAGGGAAATTGTGTACAAACAGAAAATTTCGATTGTTCTGCAAAGGTTTGGTTACATTATTCTTGGTTATTATAATTGTAATCTACACTGGTATTAGCCAAAAAAATACTTGATTTGGTGGGCTCTTGTTGCTGTAGATGCTTATGTTTGTCGACTTGACTATACAATATGCTTCAATGATTTGATTTAAAAATCTTGATTTGTTTTAACAATCAATTATATTTGTCTGATGAGAGATCAGACCACAAGCAGTATGaccttaatttctttttttcccctaaacAGGAAATTTGTGTCAAGTTTTAGGGAAAGTCGACCGGGCACACTGGGTTCCCTTTTGGACACAATGGGTATTTCTTTGACCTATACTAACttttttgcaccggttttgtcCTTATTTATTTACTAGTCAAAATGGCTTACAATGAATTCAGAGATGCAATGTTCTTAGTTAGAATATTTCATTGTTCGAAGATTCTTAGTAAATTCAATTTACTGCTTATGGCTGATAAGTAATCGATGGGATTGACTCCGTAATACTTTTTTGTGTTGCCAGAGTTCATTTGGCGCTGTGTTCTGAGGAAGCAGCTTCAGAAAGGATTTGCTATTGTTCTTGGCTGTATGTCAGCTGCTATACTGCTGGCTGAAGCCACTTTGCTGCCAAGTGGTGTTGATTTGTCCCTTTTCTCCATTCTTGTCAAGTCCGTAGGGAAACAGGAGGTTTTGGTTCAGGTAAGAAATTGGGTGCTTCATGTAAATTGTCTTAGCCTCACGTCCACTGTACAGGGCAGTTCTGTTATCTAGTCCTAACTTTCTGTAATGCTTACTGTAGTGTGTTACTCCCATCGTCCAAAGGTATAAGGcgtattttgttttgttagggCAAGGCAACTAACAATTGTTAATTTATGTGAGACAAAAGCATTATTATAATAAGTACTTTTGAATATGAATCTAATAGTATCAAATTTTATGCCACAAAAATTATATTCTAATGAGTAATTGTTGGTCAAATGAAACAAAATACgccttatatttttggatagagggagtacttgtgATTACTTAGGTACTTAGTATATACTACACCAATTCTGTGTACTTCTCTCTATTGGTTACTTAAAACACTCGTAAATTTAGTACCAGGGGAAAAATTTGTAGTACAAACAaatatagggcctgttcactttgatgccaaaaaaaccttaccaaaatttggtattgccaaaattttggcatagttgtcaaaattttggcaacttaccaaaattttgacaggatttcttatatagttaccaaaatttggcagcaaactaaatgtagccactttttggcaacttcaccaaaatttggtaaggttggcCCATAGTGTCAGAGACTTCCACAATCTTTGTATCAAAGCATGCTATTCTATTTCTCCATTGTTTTTATACAGGATATATTTCCCTTCGAACAAATGAATTGCCCCTGTCTTGTCACACGATTGTACAATTGCTGTATGATATCTATATTGTCCGTGATGATTCACAAACTTTTCATTTGTTTACAGGTTGCTGCATTTGTCCCTTTGATGTATATGTGCATTTGCACTTACTACTCACTGTTTCAGATTGGGATGTTAATGTTTTATTCTCTGACTCCGAGACAAACCAGTTCTGTCAGCTTGCTTATGATCTGCTCGTAAGTTTTCTATGTTTTCCTTTTCATACTTGACTTGATTCCTTTACCAAAGCTGTTCACTCATTCTACACTTTGCACCAAATGCTATTCTGCAGAATGGTTGCAAGATATGCACCTCCTATTTCTTATAACTTCCTGAATCTCATTCGACTTGGTGGTGATGCCAAAACTACTTTTGAGAAGGTAAAAGTTGTGCAGTTCTTCTGATATTCATTTGCTATTTAAAGGTGTTGGTAGTTAACATTGAAAAGGAAATGGTCTACCCCTTTTTTCTTTGTTACCATGATATCTTGTACCTGATAATCTTTGAATGGA
This region includes:
- the LOC127763393 gene encoding uncharacterized protein LOC127763393, with product MWVFYLISLPLTLGMVTVTLRYFAGPGVPRYVIATVGYAWFCSLSFIILVPADIWTTLTGREKGGIGFFWSWSYWSTFILTWAVVPTIQGYEDAGDFTVKERLKTSIHMNLLFYSIVGAIGLFGLILLLVMHRAWDGGIVGFAMACSNTFGLVTGAFLLGFGLSEIPRNIWKNADWTHRQKVLSHRVAKMAVKLDNAHQEYSNAIVVAQATSNQMSKRDLLRPYMDIIDKMLAQMLREDPSFKPSGGRLGENDMDYDTDDKTMATLRRQLRRAHEEYYRCKSEYMTYVMEALELEDTIKNYERRDANGWKFVSSFRESRPGTLGSLLDTMEFIWRCVLRKQLQKGFAIVLGCMSAAILLAEATLLPSGVDLSLFSILVKSVGKQEVLVQVAAFVPLMYMCICTYYSLFQIGMLMFYSLTPRQTSSVSLLMICSMVARYAPPISYNFLNLIRLGGDAKTTFEKRMGNIDDAVPFFGRGFNRIYPLFMVVYTLLVASNFFGRLINFFGSWKRFKFQREEENMDGFDPSGMIILQKERSWIEQGCKVGEQVIPLARNFNNVNTDVESGKVPLVENTLEMKSGATSSRADGRVGQSKYANNRETIATKYSAIREQSRQAVKPAKKEISSTSVSLLEEGSSEQRSNTGAPVGSSAGISQTWATMKIGFQNFKANMGSKKFIPLRQDPGFAPHSNVSSPESLDEIFQKLKRRPADMPVDYLDDDDDNTGDMDPTFPGSTR